A genomic segment from Microcella flavibacter encodes:
- a CDS encoding phosphoenolpyruvate carboxykinase (GTP), with product MTLIEHPRTGRDLPPRAAAASATPADARPHAVAAWVDEMAQLLQPDAVHWCDGSTRERHELLQGLVAAGTLEQLNPDLRPYSFLARSDERDVARVEERTFICSTDEADAGPTNNWAEPTAMRAELTELFRGAMRGRTLYVVPFSMGPVGSPMAKMGVQLTDSPYVVVSMGTMTRMGSAALGAIDRGADWVAALHSVGAPLSPGQQDVPWPCNETKYIVQFPESREIWSYGSAYGGNAILAKKAFALRIASVQARDEGWLAEHMLLIKVTAPTGKAYHLAAAFPSACGKTNLAMLTPSIPGWTVETIGDDIAWLRIGADGRLRAINPEAGFFGVAPGTGPATNPTAVETLWGNTIFTNVARTDDGDVWWEGLSKQAPANLTDWRGEPWSPDSGRPAAHPNSRFTVSAQQCPSIAGSWEDPEGVVIDAIIFGGRRASNVPLVVEARDWDHGVFMGATIASEQTAAAEGTVGELRRDPFAMLPFCGYNMADYFAHWLAFGRTLRRSARVPRVFQVNWFRKGADGSFLWPGFGDNARVLQWMVERLDGTACADDSPLGSVPRAGELNVDGLDLDEERLAELFAVDPEALRAEADDIERFFASFGDRMPAELDRQLELLRRRLDA from the coding sequence GTGACGCTGATCGAGCATCCCCGCACCGGCCGTGACCTGCCGCCGCGCGCCGCCGCCGCGAGCGCGACCCCCGCCGACGCCCGTCCGCACGCCGTGGCCGCCTGGGTCGACGAGATGGCGCAGCTGCTGCAGCCCGACGCCGTGCACTGGTGCGACGGCTCGACGCGCGAGCGCCACGAGCTGCTGCAGGGCCTCGTCGCGGCCGGCACCCTCGAGCAACTCAACCCCGACCTGCGCCCCTACTCCTTCCTCGCCCGCTCCGACGAGCGCGATGTCGCGCGCGTCGAGGAGCGCACCTTCATCTGCTCGACCGATGAGGCCGATGCCGGCCCGACCAACAACTGGGCCGAGCCGACCGCGATGCGCGCCGAGCTGACGGAGCTCTTCCGCGGCGCGATGCGCGGCCGCACCCTCTACGTCGTGCCCTTCTCGATGGGCCCCGTCGGATCGCCCATGGCGAAGATGGGCGTGCAGCTCACCGATTCGCCCTACGTCGTCGTCAGCATGGGCACGATGACGCGCATGGGCTCGGCGGCGCTCGGCGCCATCGACCGCGGCGCCGACTGGGTCGCCGCCCTGCACAGCGTCGGCGCCCCGCTCTCCCCCGGCCAGCAGGACGTGCCGTGGCCGTGCAACGAGACGAAGTACATCGTGCAGTTCCCCGAGAGCCGCGAGATCTGGTCGTACGGCTCCGCCTACGGCGGCAACGCCATCCTCGCGAAGAAGGCCTTCGCGCTGCGCATCGCCTCGGTGCAGGCGCGCGACGAGGGCTGGCTCGCCGAGCACATGCTGCTCATCAAGGTGACGGCGCCGACGGGCAAGGCGTACCACCTGGCCGCCGCCTTCCCCAGCGCGTGCGGCAAGACCAACCTCGCGATGCTGACGCCGAGCATCCCGGGCTGGACGGTCGAGACGATCGGCGACGACATCGCCTGGCTGCGCATCGGTGCCGACGGCCGCCTGCGCGCCATCAACCCCGAGGCGGGCTTCTTCGGCGTCGCCCCGGGCACCGGCCCCGCGACGAACCCGACAGCGGTCGAGACCCTCTGGGGCAACACGATCTTCACGAACGTCGCCCGCACCGACGACGGCGACGTGTGGTGGGAGGGGCTGAGCAAGCAGGCCCCCGCGAACCTCACCGACTGGCGAGGCGAGCCCTGGAGCCCCGACTCCGGTCGTCCGGCCGCGCACCCGAACTCCCGTTTCACCGTGTCCGCCCAGCAGTGCCCGTCCATCGCGGGCTCGTGGGAGGACCCGGAGGGCGTCGTCATCGACGCCATCATCTTCGGCGGCCGCCGAGCGAGCAACGTTCCTCTGGTGGTAGAGGCGCGGGATTGGGATCACGGCGTCTTCATGGGCGCCACGATCGCATCCGAGCAGACGGCGGCCGCCGAGGGCACCGTGGGCGAGCTGCGGCGCGACCCCTTCGCGATGCTGCCCTTCTGCGGCTACAACATGGCCGACTACTTCGCGCACTGGCTGGCCTTCGGGCGCACGCTGCGCCGCTCGGCGCGCGTGCCGCGGGTGTTCCAGGTCAACTGGTTCCGCAAGGGCGCCGACGGCTCGTTCCTGTGGCCCGGCTTCGGCGACAACGCCCGCGTGCTGCAGTGGATGGTCGAGCGCCTCGACGGCACCGCCTGCGCCGACGACTCGCCGCTCGGCTCGGTGCCGCGCGCCGGCGAGCTCAACGTCGACGGCCTCGACCTCGACGAGGAGCGGCTCGCCGAGCTGTTCGCCGTCGACCCCGAGGCCCTGCGCGCCGAGGCCGACGACATCGAGCGGTTCTTCGCGAGCTTCGGCGACCGGATGCCCGCGGAGCTCGACCGTCAGCTCGAGCTGCTGCGCCGCCGCCTCGACGCGTAA
- a CDS encoding helix-turn-helix domain-containing protein, which yields MSDLMILGQRIRHFRTEAELTLDQLGERVGVAGSQLSLMENGKREPRIGLLTGIAEALGVPLSALLDESPPSERAALEVELERAQRSTLYGSLGLPVVRPGRSMSDEVLASLVGLHRELVARERRTIATPEEARRANTELRLHMRTLDNHLPEIEELAERTVAETGHVSGALTHREVEVMATRLGFELVYVHDLPHSARSVTDLENGRIYLPPASIPGGHGLRSMALQAIAHRLLGHEVPSTYAQFLQQRLEINYFAAAALMPRAQSVAFLTQAKADRNIAVEDFRDAFGVTHEAAALRFTNLATAHLDLTLHFLRVGDDGAVYKAYENDGLRLPVDVTGSVEGQLVCRNVAARRAFARTTRTTEYYQYTDTPEGTYWESTQIGSSSTDEYSITVGVPFAQAKFFRGRETTERRVSTCPDPACCKRPDGSLGRRWGGKVWTSAKLHAHILSPLPSGTFPGVDDQELYGFLEAHAPRAAEGAAPA from the coding sequence ATGAGCGACCTGATGATCCTCGGCCAGCGCATCCGCCACTTCCGCACCGAGGCGGAGCTGACCCTCGACCAGCTCGGCGAGCGCGTCGGCGTCGCCGGCAGCCAGCTCTCCCTCATGGAGAACGGCAAGCGCGAGCCGCGCATCGGCCTGCTCACCGGCATCGCCGAGGCGCTCGGGGTGCCGCTCTCGGCCCTGCTCGACGAGAGCCCGCCCAGCGAGCGCGCCGCGCTCGAGGTCGAGCTCGAGAGGGCGCAGCGCTCGACCCTCTACGGCTCGCTCGGCCTGCCCGTCGTGCGCCCCGGCCGCTCGATGAGCGACGAGGTGCTCGCCTCCCTCGTCGGGCTGCACCGCGAGCTCGTCGCCCGCGAGCGGCGCACGATCGCGACGCCGGAGGAGGCGCGGCGGGCGAACACCGAGCTGCGCCTGCACATGCGCACGCTCGACAACCACCTGCCCGAGATCGAGGAGCTCGCCGAGCGCACCGTCGCCGAGACGGGGCACGTGAGCGGCGCCCTCACCCACCGCGAGGTCGAGGTGATGGCGACCCGGCTCGGCTTCGAGCTCGTCTACGTGCACGACCTGCCGCACTCGGCGCGCTCCGTGACCGACCTCGAGAACGGCCGCATCTACCTGCCGCCCGCCTCCATCCCCGGGGGGCACGGCCTGCGCTCGATGGCGCTGCAGGCGATCGCGCATCGCCTGCTGGGCCACGAGGTGCCGAGCACCTACGCGCAGTTCCTGCAGCAGCGGCTCGAGATCAACTACTTCGCCGCCGCCGCGCTCATGCCCCGCGCGCAGTCGGTCGCCTTCCTCACCCAGGCGAAGGCCGACCGCAACATCGCCGTCGAGGACTTCCGCGACGCCTTCGGGGTCACCCACGAGGCGGCGGCGCTGCGGTTCACCAACCTCGCCACCGCCCACCTCGACCTGACCCTGCACTTCCTGCGGGTCGGCGACGACGGCGCGGTCTACAAGGCCTACGAGAACGACGGGCTTCGCCTGCCCGTCGACGTCACCGGCTCGGTCGAGGGGCAGCTCGTCTGCCGCAACGTGGCCGCCCGCCGTGCCTTCGCGCGCACGACCCGCACGACGGAGTACTACCAGTACACCGACACCCCCGAGGGCACCTACTGGGAGTCGACGCAGATCGGCTCGAGCTCGACCGACGAGTACTCCATCACCGTGGGGGTGCCCTTCGCGCAGGCGAAGTTCTTCCGCGGGCGCGAGACCACCGAGCGCCGCGTCTCGACCTGCCCCGACCCGGCCTGCTGCAAGCGCCCCGACGGCTCGCTGGGGCGGCGCTGGGGCGGCAAGGTCTGGACGAGCGCCAAGCTGCACGCGCACATCCTGTCGCCGCTGCCCAGCGGCACCTTCCCCGGCGTCGACGACCAGGAGCTCTACGGCTTCCTCGAGGCGCACGCGCCGCGGGCCGCGGAGGGCGCCGCACCGGCCTGA
- a CDS encoding RimK family alpha-L-glutamate ligase: MKIAILSRAPQSYSTARLRTAAHDRGHTVKVLNTLRFAIDLSGPEPDLHFRGRPLSSYDAVLPRIGNSITYFGTAVVRQFEQMDVFTPNTANGISNARDKLRATQILSRHDIAMPATAFVRNRADVRPAIERVGGAPVVIKLLEGTQGIGVILAPQVKVAEAIIETLHSTNQNVLIQSFISESRGRDIRALVVGDRVVAAMRRTADGDEFRSNVHRGGRVEAVTLDPAYERAAVRSAQIMGLRVAGVDMLEGNDGPLVMEVNSSPGLQGIETATKLDVAGAIIDYIAHEVAFPDIDVRQRLAVSTGYGVAELVVHAGADIVGTTLGESGILERDITVLTLNRGTTVIPNPRRGQVLQAEDRLLCFGRMDEMRSMTPSRRRRASVRKLPKVPKPAPVG, from the coding sequence ATGAAGATCGCCATCCTCTCGCGCGCCCCGCAGTCGTACTCGACCGCGAGGCTGCGCACCGCCGCCCACGACCGCGGCCACACCGTCAAGGTGCTCAACACGCTGCGCTTCGCGATCGACCTCTCGGGGCCCGAGCCCGACCTGCACTTCCGCGGCCGCCCGCTGTCGAGCTACGACGCCGTGCTGCCCCGCATCGGCAACTCGATCACCTACTTCGGCACCGCCGTCGTGCGCCAGTTCGAGCAGATGGACGTCTTCACCCCGAACACCGCGAACGGCATCAGCAACGCGCGCGACAAGCTGCGGGCGACGCAGATCCTCTCCCGGCACGACATCGCGATGCCGGCGACGGCCTTCGTGCGCAACCGCGCCGACGTGCGCCCCGCGATCGAGCGGGTCGGCGGCGCGCCGGTGGTCATCAAGCTGCTCGAGGGCACGCAGGGCATCGGCGTCATCCTCGCCCCCCAGGTGAAGGTCGCCGAGGCCATCATCGAGACGCTGCACTCGACGAACCAGAACGTGCTCATCCAGAGCTTCATCTCCGAGAGCCGGGGGCGCGACATCCGCGCGCTCGTCGTCGGCGACCGCGTGGTCGCGGCGATGCGGCGCACGGCCGACGGCGACGAGTTCCGCTCGAACGTGCACCGCGGCGGCCGCGTCGAGGCCGTCACGCTCGACCCCGCCTACGAGCGGGCCGCGGTGCGCTCGGCGCAGATCATGGGCCTGCGCGTCGCGGGCGTCGACATGCTCGAGGGCAACGACGGCCCGCTCGTCATGGAGGTCAACTCCTCCCCCGGGCTGCAGGGCATCGAGACGGCGACGAAGCTCGACGTCGCCGGCGCGATCATCGATTACATCGCCCACGAGGTCGCGTTCCCCGACATCGACGTGCGCCAGCGCCTCGCCGTCTCGACGGGCTACGGCGTGGCCGAGCTGGTGGTGCACGCGGGGGCCGACATCGTCGGCACGACGCTCGGCGAGTCGGGCATCCTCGAGCGCGACATCACGGTGCTCACCCTCAACCGCGGCACGACCGTGATCCCGAACCCCCGCCGCGGCCAGGTGCTGCAGGCCGAGGACCGCCTGCTCTGCTTCGGCAGGATGGACGAGATGCGCTCGATGACGCCGAGCCGGCGCCGCCGGGCCTCGGTGCGAAAGCTGCCGAAGGTGCCCAAGCCCGCGCCCGTCGGCTGA
- a CDS encoding ATP-dependent zinc protease family protein yields MTRSAHSTTIAGWREWVGLPGAGIPWIKAKLDTGARTSTIHAFDVRVTGEGAEERVRFRIRPWQASDEDEVEIECPVHDRRSVRSSSGHAQERIVVIMDVQIHGVVVPTEMTLSNRDAMGFRMLIGRQTLRQGFVVDARRSFLGGRAPKEVRRANRGR; encoded by the coding sequence GTGACGAGGAGCGCCCATTCAACCACCATCGCCGGGTGGCGCGAGTGGGTCGGCCTGCCCGGGGCGGGCATCCCGTGGATCAAGGCGAAGCTCGACACCGGCGCCCGCACCTCAACCATCCACGCCTTCGACGTGCGCGTCACCGGGGAGGGCGCTGAGGAGCGTGTGCGCTTCCGCATCCGGCCATGGCAGGCGAGCGACGAGGACGAGGTCGAGATCGAGTGCCCCGTGCACGATCGCCGCAGCGTGCGCAGCTCCTCCGGCCACGCGCAGGAGCGGATCGTCGTCATCATGGACGTGCAGATCCACGGCGTCGTCGTGCCCACCGAGATGACGCTCAGCAACCGCGACGCGATGGGGTTCCGCATGCTCATCGGCCGCCAGACCCTGCGGCAGGGCTTCGTGGTGGATGCCCGGCGCTCGTTCCTCGGGGGGCGCGCGCCGAAAGAGGTGCGCCGCGCCAACCGCGGGCGCTGA
- a CDS encoding transglutaminase-like domain-containing protein gives MTGDAPLVRTVGSRLQAHLSGESGLVLAVAVADPSPAELVESLRVTLDGHPVAVTEVTGPGGTRWHTAQAGPGELEIEYRATVTGRAAPRRVDAVDRIVHVRPSRYAQADLLYGDLLPAGLVDEFMAIAPRERVLVVRDWVAEALDYRPGTTGPTDGIVETLEQAKGVCRDFAHLLAAILRATDLPARTVSVYAPQLEPMDFHAVVEVAIDDEWLLLDATGLAPRSGMLRIATGRDSADTAFLANDGSWLTLTGIRVEAAASERLEEDATAEVALR, from the coding sequence GTGACGGGGGATGCACCGCTCGTGCGCACGGTCGGCAGCCGGCTCCAGGCGCACCTCAGTGGCGAGAGCGGGCTCGTGCTCGCCGTGGCGGTCGCGGATCCGAGCCCGGCCGAGCTCGTCGAGTCGCTGCGGGTGACGCTGGACGGGCATCCCGTCGCCGTCACCGAGGTGACCGGGCCCGGCGGCACGCGCTGGCACACGGCCCAGGCCGGCCCCGGAGAGCTCGAGATCGAGTACCGCGCCACCGTCACGGGCCGCGCGGCGCCGCGCCGGGTGGACGCGGTCGACCGCATCGTGCACGTGCGGCCCAGTCGGTACGCGCAGGCCGACCTGCTCTACGGCGACCTGCTGCCCGCGGGCCTCGTCGACGAGTTCATGGCCATCGCGCCGCGCGAGCGCGTGCTCGTCGTGCGCGACTGGGTCGCCGAGGCCCTCGACTACCGGCCGGGCACGACCGGGCCGACCGACGGCATCGTCGAGACCCTCGAGCAGGCGAAGGGCGTGTGCCGCGACTTCGCGCATCTGCTCGCGGCGATCCTGCGCGCGACCGACCTGCCGGCGCGCACCGTCTCGGTCTACGCGCCGCAGCTCGAGCCGATGGACTTCCACGCGGTCGTCGAGGTGGCGATCGACGACGAGTGGCTGCTGCTCGACGCGACCGGGCTGGCGCCCCGATCCGGGATGCTGCGCATCGCGACCGGGCGGGACTCGGCCGACACGGCCTTCCTCGCCAACGACGGCTCCTGGCTCACGCTCACGGGCATCCGCGTCGAGGCCGCGGCCTCGGAGCGGCTCGAGGAGGACGCGACGGCCGAGGTCGCCCTGCGCTGA
- a CDS encoding arginine--tRNA ligase, with protein MNPDLLASSLLAVVTSAVGRRDEAEAARLSVGDIALERPRNRDHGDWATSVSLKVAKRVGLAPRALAEELVPGIQAIEGVAAVDIAGPGFLNIRLDAAAAGMLARTIVEAGAAYGRTETLAGQVINLEFVSANPTGPLHIGHTRWAALGDSLRRVLAASGAEVASEFYINDAGAQMDVFGASVLAAALGEPAPENAYPGQYIADLGARALAAHPDLASMPRDEAVAAAREFAYAQQLGEIRESLEKFNVRFDVWFSERTLHDAAGGEQSPIDGAVDRLRAQGHVFDEDDAIWVRTTDFGDDKDRVIKRGNGVYTYFAADAAYYLSKKDRGYAHTIYLLGADHHGYVHRLKALAGAAGDDPAKDIEVLIGQLVSINGARLSKRAGNIIELDDLREWLGTDALRYSLARYPADSPLTLDPELLQKRTNDNPVFYVQYAHARTHQVARNATAAGVRREEGFAAEALVEETESILLGALAEFPRIVAQAADLREPHRVARYLEELAAAYHRWYDVCRVAPQGDDPVEDVHRARLWLNDAAGQVLRTGLDLIGVSAPERM; from the coding sequence GTGAATCCCGACCTCCTCGCCTCCTCCCTGCTCGCCGTCGTGACCTCGGCGGTCGGGCGACGCGACGAGGCCGAGGCGGCCCGCCTGAGCGTCGGCGACATCGCCCTCGAGCGGCCCCGCAACCGCGATCACGGCGACTGGGCGACGAGCGTGTCGCTCAAGGTGGCCAAGCGCGTGGGCCTCGCGCCGCGCGCGCTCGCCGAGGAGCTCGTGCCGGGCATCCAGGCGATCGAGGGCGTCGCGGCGGTCGACATCGCCGGTCCCGGCTTCCTCAACATCCGCCTCGATGCGGCGGCCGCCGGGATGCTCGCGCGCACGATCGTCGAGGCCGGCGCCGCGTACGGCCGCACCGAGACCCTCGCCGGCCAGGTCATCAACCTCGAGTTCGTCTCGGCCAACCCCACCGGCCCGCTGCACATCGGGCACACCCGCTGGGCGGCGCTCGGCGACTCGCTGCGCCGCGTGCTCGCCGCCTCGGGCGCCGAGGTCGCGAGCGAGTTCTACATCAACGACGCCGGCGCGCAGATGGACGTCTTCGGCGCCTCCGTGCTCGCCGCCGCGCTCGGCGAGCCCGCGCCCGAGAACGCGTACCCCGGGCAGTACATCGCCGATCTCGGCGCCCGGGCGCTCGCCGCGCATCCCGATCTCGCCTCGATGCCGCGCGACGAGGCTGTGGCCGCCGCACGCGAGTTCGCCTACGCCCAGCAGCTCGGCGAGATCCGCGAGTCGCTCGAGAAGTTCAACGTGCGCTTCGACGTCTGGTTCAGCGAGCGCACCCTGCACGACGCCGCGGGAGGCGAGCAAAGCCCCATCGACGGGGCCGTCGACCGCCTGCGCGCCCAGGGCCACGTCTTCGACGAGGACGACGCGATCTGGGTGCGCACGACCGACTTCGGCGACGACAAGGATCGCGTCATCAAGCGCGGCAACGGGGTCTACACCTACTTCGCGGCCGACGCGGCGTACTACCTCTCGAAGAAGGACCGCGGCTACGCGCACACGATCTACCTGCTCGGTGCCGACCACCACGGCTACGTCCACCGCCTCAAGGCGCTCGCCGGGGCCGCGGGCGACGACCCGGCCAAGGACATCGAGGTGCTCATCGGCCAGCTCGTGAGCATCAACGGCGCGCGCCTGTCGAAGCGCGCGGGCAACATCATCGAGCTCGACGACCTGCGCGAGTGGCTCGGCACCGATGCGCTGCGCTACTCGCTCGCCCGGTACCCCGCCGACTCGCCGCTGACGCTCGACCCGGAGCTCCTGCAGAAGCGCACCAACGACAACCCCGTCTTCTACGTGCAGTACGCCCACGCGCGCACGCACCAGGTCGCGCGCAACGCGACCGCCGCCGGGGTGCGCCGCGAGGAGGGCTTCGCGGCCGAGGCGCTCGTGGAGGAGACGGAGAGCATCCTGCTCGGCGCCCTCGCGGAGTTCCCGCGCATCGTCGCCCAGGCGGCCGACCTGCGCGAGCCGCACCGCGTCGCCCGCTACCTCGAGGAGCTCGCCGCCGCCTACCACCGCTGGTACGACGTGTGCCGCGTGGCGCCGCAGGGCGACGACCCCGTCGAGGACGTGCACCGCGCCCGCCTGTGGCTCAACGACGCCGCCGGCCAGGTGCTGCGCACCGGCCTCGACCTCATCGGGGTCTCGGCTCCCGAGCGGATGTGA
- a CDS encoding LmeA family phospholipid-binding protein, translating to MSDSAGAAPAASDPAAAPATTPAPPRRRRRGLVAVIVLVVVVVLLVIAAVVAESVARQQTTARVADEVRTALALPADQELDVRIAGASVLLQLLGGRLDEVAVGAEAIELPPFSGDLELVLTGVPLESGRAVDGIDATVTVPEETVRAAGETFLDLPFRGLELVDGLIRLDTALPIFGSELPLTVALEPSVDAGALVLTPTDVALAEGEDVPLGDLLGLLGLDAEGGALAAPSICVDERLPEGISLRSAVVTGGTIVLELGGEDVALSTPDGPRTGSCG from the coding sequence ATGAGCGACAGCGCGGGCGCCGCGCCCGCCGCGTCGGACCCCGCCGCCGCCCCGGCCACGACACCCGCCCCGCCGCGTCGCCGGCGCCGCGGACTCGTCGCCGTCATCGTGCTCGTGGTCGTCGTCGTGCTCCTCGTCATCGCGGCCGTCGTCGCCGAGTCGGTCGCCCGGCAGCAGACCACCGCCCGCGTGGCCGACGAGGTGCGCACGGCGCTCGCGCTGCCCGCCGACCAGGAGCTCGACGTGCGCATCGCCGGCGCCTCCGTGCTGCTGCAACTGCTGGGCGGCCGCCTCGACGAGGTCGCGGTCGGCGCCGAGGCGATCGAGCTGCCGCCCTTCTCCGGCGACCTCGAGCTCGTGCTCACGGGCGTGCCCCTCGAGAGCGGGCGGGCCGTCGACGGCATCGACGCGACCGTCACCGTGCCGGAGGAGACCGTGCGCGCCGCGGGGGAGACCTTCCTCGATCTGCCGTTCCGCGGGCTCGAGCTCGTCGACGGCCTCATCCGCCTCGACACGGCCCTGCCGATCTTCGGCTCCGAGCTGCCCCTCACCGTCGCGCTCGAGCCGAGCGTCGATGCGGGGGCCCTCGTGCTCACCCCCACCGACGTCGCGCTCGCCGAGGGGGAGGACGTGCCGCTCGGCGACCTGCTCGGGCTGCTGGGCCTCGATGCGGAGGGCGGCGCCCTCGCCGCGCCCTCGATCTGCGTCGACGAGCGGCTGCCCGAGGGCATCTCGCTGCGCTCCGCGGTCGTCACGGGCGGGACGATCGTGCTCGAGCTCGGCGGCGAGGACGTCGCGCTGTCGACGCCCGACGGCCCGCGCACCGGCTCCTGCGGCTGA
- the lysA gene encoding diaminopimelate decarboxylase — MTVNPLAPAWLRHPDDANALAAAVWPGSARRDEAGALEIGGVPATRLAASHGTPLYVIDEADARHRAVRTRRAFDAAFGAIGGRATVYYAGKAFLSTEIARWMSADGLNIDVASGGELAVVLAAGVDPARVGLHGNNKSLREIDRAVGVGVGAIVIDSLVEIERIAAAAERHGRTQPVRLRINSGVHAHTHEYLATAREDQKFGIPLAEAPAAVAAIRAHAPHLRFLGLHSHIGSQIFVVDGFLEAARRLLALHATLLEGGEVPELNLGGGFGIAYLEGDDPLPIERIAEGLAEAVASVCGELGIPVPVIAVEPGRTIIGPAGVTLYEVGTTKDVVVGLEGGGTAVRRYVSVDGGMSDNARPALYGADYGVRLAGRSSAADPALVRLAGKHCESGDIVVHADYLPGDVAPGDLVAVPATGAYCFSLASNYNHLARPAVVAVRDGVDRVIVRGETEEDLLRRDVLAHPGTDAGAAPAAERQGDPA, encoded by the coding sequence GTGACCGTGAACCCTCTCGCCCCCGCGTGGCTCCGCCATCCGGATGACGCGAACGCGCTCGCCGCCGCCGTGTGGCCCGGGTCCGCGCGGCGCGACGAGGCGGGCGCGCTCGAGATCGGGGGCGTTCCGGCGACGCGGCTCGCGGCATCCCACGGCACCCCGCTCTACGTCATCGACGAGGCGGATGCCCGTCACCGGGCCGTGCGCACGCGCCGCGCCTTCGACGCGGCCTTCGGCGCCATCGGCGGCCGCGCCACCGTCTACTACGCCGGCAAGGCGTTCCTCAGCACCGAGATCGCGCGCTGGATGTCCGCCGACGGCCTCAACATCGACGTCGCCAGCGGCGGCGAGCTCGCCGTCGTGCTCGCGGCCGGGGTCGACCCGGCGCGCGTCGGGCTGCACGGCAACAACAAGTCGCTGCGCGAGATCGACCGCGCCGTCGGCGTCGGGGTCGGCGCGATCGTCATCGACTCGCTCGTCGAGATCGAGCGCATCGCCGCGGCCGCCGAGCGGCACGGGCGCACGCAGCCCGTCCGCCTGCGCATCAACTCGGGCGTGCACGCGCACACCCACGAGTACCTCGCCACCGCGCGGGAGGACCAGAAGTTCGGCATCCCGCTCGCCGAGGCGCCCGCCGCCGTGGCTGCGATCCGGGCGCACGCCCCTCACCTGCGGTTCCTCGGGCTGCACTCGCACATCGGGTCGCAGATCTTCGTCGTCGACGGGTTCCTCGAGGCGGCGCGGCGCCTGCTCGCCCTGCACGCGACGCTGCTCGAGGGCGGCGAGGTGCCCGAGCTCAACCTCGGCGGCGGCTTCGGCATCGCCTACCTCGAGGGCGACGACCCGCTGCCGATCGAGCGCATCGCGGAGGGCCTCGCCGAGGCGGTGGCCTCCGTGTGCGGCGAGCTGGGCATCCCCGTGCCGGTGATCGCGGTCGAGCCGGGTCGCACGATCATCGGGCCCGCGGGCGTGACCCTCTACGAGGTCGGCACGACGAAGGACGTCGTCGTGGGCCTCGAGGGCGGCGGCACCGCGGTGCGGCGCTACGTCAGCGTCGATGGCGGCATGAGCGACAACGCCCGTCCGGCCCTCTACGGCGCCGACTACGGCGTGCGGCTCGCCGGTCGCTCCTCGGCGGCCGACCCCGCCCTCGTGCGCCTCGCCGGCAAGCACTGCGAGAGCGGCGACATCGTCGTGCACGCCGACTACCTGCCCGGCGACGTCGCCCCCGGCGATCTCGTCGCGGTGCCCGCGACGGGGGCGTACTGCTTCTCGCTCGCGAGCAACTACAACCACCTCGCCCGTCCCGCCGTCGTCGCCGTGCGCGACGGCGTCGACCGCGTCATCGTGCGCGGGGAGACGGAGGAGGACCTGCTGCGGCGCGACGTGCTCGCGCACCCCGGCACCGACGCCGGCGCAGCACCCGCAGCCGAACGACAAGGAGACCCCGCGTGA